The following proteins are co-located in the Leptidea sinapis chromosome 30, ilLepSina1.1, whole genome shotgun sequence genome:
- the LOC126973806 gene encoding vesicle-associated membrane protein 7 encodes MAIFFSVVARGTVVLAKYATCAGNFTEVTEQILSIIPPHDDKLTYSHGNYLFHYIAENKLVYFCITDDKFQRSRAFLFLNEIKRRFTSAFGDTAQTAIPYAMNSEFSRVLATEMKHYSESKDLETISRVHGELDELKQIMVKNIDSMAMRGDRLELLINKADNLATSSVTYRTSARTLQRSLFWKNIKMYAIVAIIFGFAIYLIGAMACGGLAWRSCTG; translated from the exons atggctattttctttagtgttgttGCAAGAGGCACAGTAGTGCTGGCAAAATATGCCACATGTGCTGGTAATTTTACAGAAGTTACTGAAcaaattttgtcaataataccACCCCACGATGACAAACTCACCTATTCACATGGAAATTACCTGTTCCATTACATTGCGGAGAATAAATtggtttatttttgtattactgATGAT AAATTTCAAAGGTCTAGAGCTTTTCTCTTCTTAAACGAGATCAAAAGAAGGTTCACTTCTGCATTTGGGGACACAGCTCAGACTGCAATTCCATATGCAATGAATAGTGAATTTTCAAGAGTTTTGGCAACAGAGATGAAGCACTACAGTGAATCAAAAGACTTAGAAACCATATCTAGAGTTCATGGAGAGCTTGATGAATTGAAGCAAATcatggttaaaaatattg ACAGCATGGCAATGAGAGGTGACAGATTAGAGCTACTCATTAACAAAGCTGACAATTTGGCAACAAGT tcaGTGACCTACAGGACATCGGCCAGAACTCTACAACGCTCACTGTTCTGGAAAAACATAAAGATGTATGCAATAGTGGCTATTATCTTCGGGTTTGCTATTTACCTGATAGGAGCGATGGCCTGTGGGGGTCTAGCTTGGAGATCTTGTACCGGCTAA
- the LOC126973800 gene encoding pyridine nucleotide-disulfide oxidoreductase domain-containing protein 1, translated as MSEIGAKYLVVGGGIAGVTCVESLAILHPEESLVIVTASSLVKNVTNVSFYAKTIVKFDVHDTEAASLQKIHPNLKIVYDSLKHIDTTNKTAVTESGTLIKYDVVCICTGGIPRLIADARKCKRILGIRDTESVEEFKEKLSNGRRMVIVGNGGIASEIVHATRGIQKIWVVRDDYISATFVDPGAAEFFQNTFKHNSNDKNRSSILKRHVFTEEDTLVSINKNLKSAALGPDWYRKLENIRNETGEQELQIIYKVEVESVIERNNSEYPLDVKLTDGKLIQCDFVISATGVDPAVNFSWDIEPVYGKDGGLAVNEQQETSIKDVFAAGDVACASWDFSPQWFQLRLWTQARQMGSMAAKAMHARITNEEVLQDFCFELFTHCTTLFGYRVVLLGKYNGQGLDQDYEILLRTTPNLEYIKFVLKNGKLQGAILIGETDLEEMCENLILDQIDLTLFGDDILNPDIDIDDYFD; from the coding sequence ATGTCTGAAATAGGCGCTAAGTATTTAGTTGTTGGTGGTGGAATTGCTGGTGTAACTTGCGTTGAATCCCTGGCTATATTACACCCAGAGGAGAGCCTTGTTATTGTGACGGCATCATCGTTAGTAAAAAACGTAACCAATGTGAGCTTCTACGCaaaaacaattgttaaattTGACGTTCATGATACTGAAGCTGCttcattacaaaaaattcatcCAAACCTTAAAATAGTATATGATTCTCTAAAGCACATTGATACAACCAATAAGACTGCAGTAACTGAGAGTggaactttaattaaatatgatgTCGTGTGTATTTGCACTGGCGGAATACCCAGGCTTATAGCAGATGCAAGAAAATGCAAGAGAATCCTTGGCATCCGTGATACAGAATCAGTTGAAGAGTTTAAAGAGAAGTTAAGTAATGGACGGAGAATGGTTATAGTTGGAAATGGTGGTATAGCATCAGAAATTGTTCATGCAACTAGGGGTATACAAAAGATCTGGGTTGTAAGGGATGACTATATATCAGCTACATTTGTAGATCCAGGTGCTGCCGAGTTCTTTcagaatacatttaaacataattCAAATGACAAAAACAGAAGCAGCATATTGAAAAGACATGTATTTACAGAAGAAGACACACTTGTGTCAATCAATAAAAACTTGAAGTCTGCTGCGCTTGGCCCAGACTGGTATAGAAAATTGgaaaatataagaaatgaaaCTGGTGAACAAGaacttcaaattatatataaagtgGAGGTTGAGTCTGTTATAGAAAGAAATAATAGTGAATACCCACTGGATGTAAAATTGACTGATGGTAAACTTATTCAGTGTGACTTTGTTATATCTGCCACAGGAGTAGATCCAGCAGTAAACTTTTCATGGGATATTGAACCAGTGTATGGAAAGGATGGAGGTCTGGCTGTGAATGAGCAGCAAGAAACATCAATCAAAGATGTATTTGCGGCTGGTGATGTAGCTTGTGCGTCTTGGGATTTTTCACCACAATGGTTCCAACTAAGGCTTTGGACCCAAGCAAGACAAATGGGTAGCATGGCTGCCAAAGCCATGCATGCCCGAATTACAAATGAAGAAGTATTACAAGATTTCTGTTTTGAACTATTTACACATTGCACTACCTTGTTTGGGTACAGAGTTGTGCTTTTAGGGAAATATAATGGGCAAGGACTGGATCAGGATTATGAAATTCTGTTAAGAACAACACCTAACCttgaatatattaaatttgttcTCAAAAATGGAAAATTGCAAGGTGCCATCCTTATTGGGGAAACAGACTTAGAAGAAATGTGTGAAAATTTGATTCTGGATCAAATAGACCTGACTCTAtttggggatgatattcttaaTCCAGATATTGATATAGATGATTATTTTGACTAA